From the genome of Papaver somniferum cultivar HN1 chromosome 2, ASM357369v1, whole genome shotgun sequence, one region includes:
- the LOC113348542 gene encoding small ubiquitin-related modifier 1-like, which yields MSGAAANQEEEKKPNDQGGAHINLKVKGQDGNEVFFRIKRSTQLRKLMNAYCDRQSVDFNSIAFLFDGRRLRGEQTPDELEMEDGDEIDAMLHQTGGFAF from the exons ATGTCGGGTGCAGCAGCAAAccaggaagaagaaaagaaacccAACGATCAGGGGGGAGCTCACATCAATCTCAAGGTTAAGGGTCAG gatgggaatgaagtgtttTTCAGGATCAAGAGAAGCACTCAACTGCGAAAGCTGATGAATGCATACTGTGACCGACAGTCTGTAGATTTCAACTCAATTGCGTTCTTGTTTGATGGGCGCCGCCTTAGAGGGGAGCAGACTCCTGATGAA CTTGAAATGGAGGATGGGGATGAGATAGATGCCATGCTGCACCAAACAGGTGGTTTTGCCTTCTAA